One genomic segment of Sminthopsis crassicaudata isolate SCR6 chromosome 4, ASM4859323v1, whole genome shotgun sequence includes these proteins:
- the LOC141539266 gene encoding LOW QUALITY PROTEIN: ankyrin repeat domain-containing protein 40-like (The sequence of the model RefSeq protein was modified relative to this genomic sequence to represent the inferred CDS: deleted 2 bases in 1 codon): MSAQLEEKEQQERLREGPPWGDIREVQKLVESGVDVNSQNEVNGWTCLHWACKRNHGQVVSYLLNSGADKEILTTKGEMPVQLTSRKDIRKIMGVEDDDDDLPELKKDSELPFIPNYLANPSFPFTYTATPDGSAQLQNGRPSTPPASPPSDHSLPVVPPGETPRLGSFSHDHTSLALVQNGDMSVPSAIFRKPESTKPGPVCQPPVSHNRSLFSPVTPKPPVSLDQQNGTFPGPTPAFQPFFFTGAFPFNMQELVLKVRIQNPSLRENDFIEIELDRQELTYQELLRVSCCELGVNPDQVEKIRKLPNTLLRKDKDVARLQDFQELELVLMISENNFLFRNAASTLTERPCYNRRASKLTY, from the exons ATGAGCGCCCAGCTGGAGGAGAAGGAGCAGCAGGAGAGGCTGAGGGAGGGC CCGCCCTGGGGGGACATCCGCGAGGTGCAGAAGCTGGTGGAGAGCGGGGTGGATGTGAATTCCCAGAATGAGGTCAACGGCTG GACTTGTTTGCACTGGGCATGCAAACGAAATCATGGCCAGGTGGTTTCTTACTTGTTAAATTCAGGAGCTGACAAAGAGATTCTTACTACAAAAGGTGAAATGCCAGTCCAACTGACATCAAGAAaagatatcaggaaaattatgGGAG tggaagatgatgatgatgaccttCCAGAGCTGAAAAAAGATTCAGAACTGCCCTTTATTCCCAATTATTTGGCTAATCCATCATTCCCTTTTACATATACCGCCACACCAGATGGTTCagctcaactgcaaaatgggagaCCCTCCACACCTCCTGCATCACCCCCGTCTGATCACTCACTTCCTGTGGTGCCACCTGGCGAAACACCCCGACTAGGGTCCTTTTCACATGACCATACCTCCTTGGCATTAGTCCAGAATGGGGATATGTCTGTCCCCTCTGCCATATTTAGAAAACCAGAAAGCACAAAACCTGGTCCGGTCTGTCAGCCACCTGTGAGTCACAATCGCTCCCTGTTCTCTCCTGTCACTCCCAAACCACCGGTGTCTCTGGATCAACAGAATGGGACTTTTCCAGGACCAACACCAGCATTCCAGCCATTTTTTTTCACTGGAGCTTTTCCATTTAATATGCAAG aattggtACTCAAGGTGAGAATTCAGAATCCATCTCTTCGAGAAAATGACTTCATTGAAATTGAACTTGATCGACAAGAACTCACCTACCAGGAACTGCTCAGAGTGAGTTGCTGTGAACTGGGGGTTAATCCTGACCAAGTGGAGAAAATCAGAAAGTTACCAAATACTCTGTTAAGAAAG GACAAAGATGTTGCCCGGCTTCAAGATTTCCAAGAGCTGGAACTAGTTCTAATGATAAGTGAAAATAACTTTCTATTCAGAAATGCTGCATCAACACTGACTGAAAGGCCGTGTTATAATAGGAGAGCTTCAAAACTGACTTACTAA